One segment of Laspinema palackyanum D2c DNA contains the following:
- a CDS encoding DUF6464 family protein, producing the protein MEPDSLPTEVILTKPSQSLGKVHLDWNPQPGHYLDLEGKTYAVLERRHRYQLKSGRYRLQNIALYVQSAQRPIEKSLVEGRWVIGEASCRFNAKSELIRCAVNPEGPCAGCRFFEPLSECESPETRSLPT; encoded by the coding sequence ATGGAACCAGATTCTTTACCCACCGAGGTGATCTTAACCAAACCCTCGCAGTCCTTGGGGAAAGTGCATTTAGATTGGAATCCGCAACCAGGTCACTATCTGGATCTCGAAGGAAAAACTTACGCCGTTCTGGAACGCCGCCATCGGTATCAACTGAAATCCGGTCGTTATCGGTTGCAAAATATTGCCCTGTACGTTCAGTCAGCCCAGCGACCGATTGAAAAAAGTCTTGTAGAGGGGCGCTGGGTGATTGGAGAGGCCAGTTGCCGCTTCAACGCTAAATCCGAACTGATTCGCTGTGCCGTCAATCCAGAAGGACCCTGTGCAGGATGTCGCTTTTTTGAACCCCTATCGGAATGCGAATCTCCCGAGACGCGATCGCTGCCAACCTAG
- a CDS encoding acetyltransferase produces the protein MFLEQKSTGNLIEIVKTEDLSDPSCSEVEGRSHAGEEMQEVEAFPKEDLKFPSGETLPICWVDANYRASAPPVSSSAG, from the coding sequence ATGTTTTTAGAACAAAAATCCACGGGCAACTTGATTGAAATTGTCAAAACAGAGGATTTGTCTGACCCTAGTTGCAGTGAAGTTGAGGGACGCTCTCATGCAGGAGAAGAAATGCAAGAGGTGGAGGCTTTTCCAAAAGAAGATTTGAAATTCCCCTCCGGGGAAACCCTACCCATCTGCTGGGTCGATGCGAACTATCGCGCTTCTGCGCCACCCGTGTCATCGTCAGCCGGATAA